The following proteins are co-located in the Candidatus Melainabacteria bacterium genome:
- a CDS encoding ferrous iron transport protein A, translated as MNLESAPKKQNLEIVAINQEKLHEDAMRFGIEEGEQIQIISKLPEGPIVIQKNQQQIAIGRELAKAVEVKIKD; from the coding sequence ATGAACTTGGAAAGTGCTCCAAAAAAGCAAAACTTAGAGATAGTAGCAATTAATCAAGAAAAATTACATGAAGATGCTATGAGATTTGGTATTGAAGAAGGTGAACAAATTCAAATAATTAGTAAACTTCCAGAAGGTCCAATTGTTATACAAAAAAATCAACAACAAATTGCAATTGGTAGAGAACTTGCTAAAGCAGTAGAAGTAAAAATCAAAGATTAA
- a CDS encoding 4a-hydroxytetrahydrobiopterin dehydratase translates to MDIKKLTEEELKLNLSKLSGWAIESGKLHKLFKFKNFNQAISFMVSVGMVCEKMNHHPEWSNVYGNVDVRLTTHKVAGVTELDFQLAEKMDNISICNYSGGSAVT, encoded by the coding sequence TTGGATATAAAAAAATTAACTGAAGAAGAACTTAAGCTTAACCTAAGTAAACTTTCAGGTTGGGCAATTGAAAGTGGAAAGTTACATAAGCTTTTTAAGTTTAAAAACTTCAACCAGGCAATTTCTTTTATGGTAAGTGTAGGGATGGTGTGTGAAAAAATGAACCATCACCCAGAATGGTCAAATGTCTATGGAAATGTTGATGTAAGACTTACTACACACAAAGTAGCTGGAGTTACAGAACTTGATTTTCAGTTAGCAGAAAAAATGGATAATATTTCTATTTGTAATTACTCAGGTGGCTCTGCGGTGACGTAG